Proteins from a single region of Sesamum indicum cultivar Zhongzhi No. 13 linkage group LG5, S_indicum_v1.0, whole genome shotgun sequence:
- the LOC105161501 gene encoding uncharacterized protein LOC105161501, with protein MEAEEGGEPRLPLSVVVSDCIKRWFQDTLKEARTGDINMQVLVAQMYYSGYGVARDANKGRIWITKASRMRSSVWKVSNKRPGYNASDSDSDEMAGDS; from the exons ATGGAGGCGGAGGAAGGTGGAGAGCCAAGGCTGCCGCTATCGGTGGTGGTTTCTGATTGCATAAAGCGGTGGTTTCAAGACACGCTTAAGGAGGCAAGAACTGGTGATATCAACATGCAGGTCCTTGTGGCCCAGATGTACTATAGTGGCTATGGCGTTGCCAGAGATGCTAACaag GGAAGAATTTGGATAACAAAGGCGTCAAGAATGAGGTCTTCAGTGTGGAAAGTTAGCAATAAACGTCCTG GTTATAATGCGAGTGATTCAGATTCAGATGAGATGGCCGGTGATTCTTGA
- the LOC105161506 gene encoding LOW QUALITY PROTEIN: patellin-6 (The sequence of the model RefSeq protein was modified relative to this genomic sequence to represent the inferred CDS: substituted 2 bases at 2 genomic stop codons), with product MRTLRARDFRVQDSLDMLLQCLAWRKDFGADGVLEQDLGFKELEGTVAYMHGFDSEGHPVCYNAYGVFKDKEMXDKIFGDDEKLNKFLRWRVQILERGIKLLQFKPGGVNSIIQVAHLKDMPKRELRVASNHILSLFQDNYPEMVARKIFINVPCYFSLLYSMFSPFFTQRSKSKFAISKQGNVAETLYKYIRAEDIPVQYGGLSRPSDVGSGPARPASEFTVKXGEKVNIHQIEGIEGHSGGGLGIGLQRGVRTRCSRKLHHRDGEAAAIGANKEAIRNSFATREAGKLVLSVDNTDSHKRKVGAYRYLVRKSTATS from the exons ATGCGGACCCTCCGCGCCAGGGATTTTAGGGTTCAAGATTCTCTCGACATGCTACTCCAGTGCTTGGCTTGGAGGAAAGATTTTGGGGCCGACGGCGTTTTGGAGCAAGATTTGGGATTCAAAGAGCTGGAAGGAACAGTTGCTTATATGCATGGATTTGACAGTGAGGGGCATCCGGTGTGTTATAATGCTTATGGGGTTTTCAAAGATAAAGAAATGTAGGACAAGATATTTGGTGATGATGAGAAGCTGAACAAGTTCTTGAGGTGGAGAGTTCAGATTCTTGAGAGAGGGATTAAGCTTTTGCAGTTCAAGCCAGGTGGAGTTAATTCTATTATTCAGGTCGCTCATCTTAAAGACATGCCTAAGAGAGAGCTCAGGGTGGCTTCTAATCACATTCTTTCACTCTTTCAAGATAATTATCCTGAAATGGTAGCCAGAAAG ATCTTTATAAACGTGCCATGCTACTTCAGCCTGCTCTATTCAATGTTTAGTCCATTTTTTACTCAAAGAAGCAAGAGTAAATTTGCGATATCCAAGCAAGGAAATGTTGCGGAGACGCTTTACAA ATATATTAGGGCGGAGGATATCCCGGTTCAGTACGGTGGACTGAGTCGACCCAGTGATGTGGGGAGCGGTCCAGCTAGACCGGCATCAGAGTTCACAGTTAAATGAGGAGAAAAGGTGAACATTCATCAAATTGAGGGCATTGAG ggACATAGTGGTGGGGGGCTGGGAATTGGATTACAGCGCGGAGTTCGTACCAGATGCTCTAGGAAGCTACATCATCGCGATGGAGAAGCAGCGGCGATTGGAGCCAACAAGGAGGCAATTCGCAACTCTTTTGCCACCAGAGAAGCAGGAAAATTGGTGCTCTCTGTCGATAACACTGACTCTCATAAGCGGAAGGTGGGTGCATATCGATATCTGGTCCGCAAATCCACAGCAACCAGCTGA
- the LOC105161500 gene encoding protein SCAR2 has protein sequence MPMSRYEIRNEYSLADPDLYRAADKDDPEALLEGVAMAGLVGVLRQIGDLAEFAAEIFHDLHEEVMATAARGHGLMIRVQQLEAEVPSIEKAFLSQTNHSSFFYNAGVDWHPNLRMDQNLVTQGDLPRFVMDSYEECRGPPRLFLLDKFDVAGAGACLKRYTDPSFFKVENPEVTGADVQREKKIRKAKKKGPRWRNGETPEVLPTSHAKLHQLFLEEAVDNGVNNSTRRVKLKRRLNGFPFDTRTGKSYMEKILKTPSPEHKMLQAITVSSPLELPANDHNGSDLKVLDVRSVRPATENMGRKRSPPQPDRVEIMSSTSMYEMNELPADDKICDAPNSYLNVVADGISSTLDEETGQKDIAVDGEGKTEGSLTGYQSDDIASEIDNYVDAPSTIESELETDSELRVKKDFTSCYIRSELLISDTNEEHLHTQSSDSQSTGDSTISDEGSNPSKKVIAGGLSSGSQRISAENPQVEKCSGEGFPSSDIPDIAILDASSYQKTAYEDFPVAQPPRPVVSDGTCTGKVEITNHRPNFEQLTSNFCSNDSTSIFPHCDSEGSMREDRATGAMSNEAASVEDQEMEKNLIMHSPSSPSVSDSKSQLGDDSPVTFSGEHLVNEPDGEDAPSVSTVSDILSDSTNGPAAVSAYLVHEDDSNVEDVNQVENITSALNMCNDLSRNRHDTAEMISAERQVPGILDDEVLKLPENFPSESTDMEHNQEYITSMVSTGETLHNDLDNKESNVVSDASNHYSCINEASCGKELVDSSFSSGETVDAEDHYSHSSVDNQITSDTLILSLVEDTPDCPEASLDANVRVVILEEQATIDVVPEPGIPRSCEVVGLQGSGTMDDVTCNDSVALESSCCTPQNLENLTDTPATAEKDGINQYRGATGLEITEMSSSADVKSSDEVHVVLDEAGSRTYQSESAEAEMASCVPTGSDDAIIENDNLPMGLHKLVKEHIPCIEDSGLDVLANDKDSLSGSHNESGLVEEGENSISGGRKESRLVEEVGETESVTSDLHTYFCNTINNDHPKSEELDTVSNPYVDSEVEHKFSFFGATQIQPHTGQSFMESDKDFFQQTGVRNQVSDALSLPVDYGTEEVMLLEMIELPPDQLNQELLDSGEKSSELSSLLPINPQQMLSHDDLKGDNNSTFMFSLVNCQSSTLELPGVRSYDNNISGYPQDLGSTLPPTSFFSVTNQINLDELPPLPPLPPVQWRMGKLQHASATTEGENVEHKELPSEDISSSIPSTDDLSSPFQVMNHTLTHKQLPPEEISSSSASTDIVSSSLEEMNFSLKHKELPSQEISSSTASTENFSSSLQEIDHSLKHKELPPQGVASSTTSTDDVSSSLQEMNHSLIQIVPETTSKEVKAEHSSISEANSIHETIDLQPRTENDQKQLVVPTLESVVTPPAEEDGVANGIRMVKLPRPRNPLVDDLAALDKSKLRKVTERVRPQLQKVDERDSLLEQIRAKSFNLKPAVTTRPSIQGPKTNLKLAAILEKANAIRQALAGSDEDEEDNWSDS, from the exons ATGCCGATGAGTAGATACGAGATAAGAAACGAGTACAGCTTGGCCGATCCGGACCTGTATCGAGCCGCCGATAAGGATGATCCAGAAGCTTTGCTTGAAGGCGTCGCCATGGCTGGATTAGTCGGCGTTCTTCGCCAGATCGGCGACCTCGCTGA GTTTGCTGCAGAAATTTTTCATGATCTACATGAAGAAGTGATGGCGACTGCTGCAAGAGGGCACGGCTTAATGATCAGAGTCCAACAGCTTGAGGCTGAGGTTCCTTCCATTGAGAAAGCATTTCTTTCACAGACAAACCATTCCTCATTCTTTTACAATGCTG GTGTTGATTGGCATCCAAATCTACGTATGGACCAGAATCTAGTAACTCAGGGAGATTTACCTCGATTTGTAATGGATTCCTATGAAGAATGTAGGGGTCCTCCGAGGCTATTCCTCCTTGACAA GTTTGACGTTGCGGGTGCTGGAGCATGTCTAAAACGGTACACCGatccttctttttttaaagtgGAAAACCCTGAAGTTACTGGTGCAGATGTGCAGAGGGAGAAGAAGATCCGCAAAGCAAAG AAGAAAGGGCCACGCTGGAGAAATGGAGAAACCCCTGAAGTTTTACCTACATCACATGCCAA ACTCCATCAGCTTTTTCTTGAGGAGGCAGTTGACAATGGTGTTAACAACTCTACACGTCGtgtgaaattaaaaaggaGGCTGAATGGATTTCCATTTGACACAAGAACTGGGAAGAGCTACATGGAGAAAATATTGAAGACTCCTTCGCCAGAGCATAAAATGCTTCAAGCAATCACTGTCAGTTCACCATTGGAGTTGCCTGCAAATGATCACAATGGATCTGATCTTAAGGTACTTGATGTCAGATCAGTTAGGCCTGCTACAGAGAACATGGGGAGAAAAAGAAGTCCTCCACAACCAGATAGAGTGGAAATTATGTCGAGTACATCCATGTATGAGATGAATGAGCTTCCTGCAGATGATAAAATCTGTGATGCACCCAATTCATATCTTAATGTCGTAGCAGATGGAATCTCATCTACTCTTGATGAGGAGACTGGTCAGAAGGATATAGCTGTAGATGGAGAGGGCAAAACAGAAGGCAGCTTAACTGGTTATCAATCTGATGATATTGCCAGTGAGATAGACAATTATGTGGATGCACCTTCAACTATTGAGTCAGAATTGGAAACAGACTCTGAGCTCAGGGTGAAGAAAGATTTTACCTCCTGCTATATTAGAAGTGAACTGTTGATTTCTGATACAAATGAAGAACATCTTCACACGCAGTCATCAGATTCCCAATCAACTGGTGATTCGACTATATCCGATGAGGGAAGCAACCCATCCAAAAAAGTTATAGCTGGAGGTTTGTCTTCTGGTTCTCAGAGAATCTCAGCTGAAAACCCACAAGTGGAAAAATGTTCTGGTGAAGGATTTCCATCTTCTGATATCCCTGACATTGCGATACTCGATGCATCATCTTACCAGAAAACTGCTTACGAAGATTTTCCAGTAGCTCAACCTCCAAGACCTGTGGTTTCTGATGGTACATGCACTGGAAAAGTTGAAATCACCAACCACAGGCCTAACTTTGAGCAGCTGACCTCTAATTTCTGCAGTAATGATTCAACATCCATTTTTCCACATTGTGATTCAGAAGGCAGCATGAGAGAAGATAGGGCAACGGGAGCTATGTCAAATGAAGCAGCCTCAGTAGAGGACcaagaaatggaaaagaacCTGATTATGCATTCCCCAAGTTCTCCCAGTGTCTCTGATTCCAAATCACAGTTAGGAGATGATTCTCCAGTAACCTTTTCTGGAGAACATCTAGTGAATGAGCCAGATGGTGAAGATGCACCCAGTGTTTCTACTGTCTCTGATATCCTCTCCGACTCCACGAATGGTCCAGCTGCAGTATCTGCTTATTTGGTGCATGAAGATGACTCCAATGTGGAGGATGTTAACCAGGTTGAGAACATCACTTCTGCATTAAATATGTGCAATGATCTTTCTCGGAATAGACATGATACTGCAGAGATGATTTCCGCTGAGAGACAAGTTCCAGGTATTTTGGATGATGAGGTACTGAAGTTGCCTGAAAACTTTCCATCTGAGAGTACTGATATGGAGCATAACCAAGAGTATATTACATCAATGGTTTCCACTGGAGAAACACTGCACAATGATTTGGATAATAAGGAGTCGAATGTTGTTTCTGATGCTTCAAATCattattcatgcatcaatgaGGCATCTTGTGGAAAGGAACTTGTGGATTCATCATTTTCCAGTGGTGAAACTGTAGATGCTGAAGACCATTACTCTCATAGCTCTGTTGACAATCAGATTACCTCAGACACATTGATTTTATCACTTGTAGAAGACACTCCTGATTGTCCTGAGGCAAGTCTTGATGCTAATGTCAGAGTTGTTATTCTTGAAGAGCAGGCAACAATTGATGTAGTTCCTGAACCTGGAATTCCCAGATCTTGTGAAGTTGTGGGGTTGCAGGGCTCAGGGACAATGGATGATGTTACATGCAATGATTCTGTAGCTCTGGAAAGTTCATGTTGTACTCCACAAAATCTTGAAAACCTAACAGATACACCGGCAACTGCAGAAAAAGACGGGATCAACCAATACAGGGGTGCCACTGGACTAGAAATTACTGAAATGTCTAGCTCTGCAGATGTGAAATCATCGGATGAGGTGCATGTGGTGTTGGATGAGGCTGGTTCCAGGACATATCAATCAGAGAGTGCAGAGGCAGAGATGGCTTCTTGTGTGCCTACAGGTTCTGATGATGCTATTATAGAGAACGATAATTTACCTATGGGTCTCCATAAATTGGTCAAAGAGCATATTCCTTGCATTGAGGATTCAGGTCTGGATGTGCTTGCGAATGACAAGGATAGTCTATCAGGAAGTCATAATGAATCTGGCTTAGTCGAAGAAGGCGAGAATTCAATATCAGGTGGTCGTAAGGAGTCACGTTTGGTGGAGGAAGTGGGTGAAACAGAATCTGTTACATCAGATTTGCACACATACTTCTGCAACACAATCAATAATGATCATCCCAAATCAGAAGAACTAGATACTGTTTCTAATCCATACGTGGACTCTGAAGTTGAGCACAAGTTCAGTTTTTTCGGTGCTACCCAGATTCAGCCACATACAGGGCAAAGTTTCATGGAGTCAGACAAGGACTTTTTCCAGCAAACTGGTGTCAGAAATCAAGTTTCTGACGCCCTGTCGTTACCTGTTGATTATGGCACTGAAGAAGTGATGTTACTTGAAATGATTGAGTTACCACCTGATCAACTTAATCAAGAGTTGCTGGATTCTGGTGAAAAGAGTTCAGAGTTGTCATCTCTATTGCCCATCAATCCCCAGCAAATGCTAAGTCATGATGATCTCAAAGGAGACAACAATTCTACCTTCATGTTTTCACTTGTTAACTGTCAGTCGTCAACATTAGAGCTTCCGGGAGTAAGAAGCTATGACAATAATATCTCTGGGTATCCCCAGGATTTAGGTTCCACACTTCCCCCAACTAGTTTTTTCTCCGTAACAAATCAGATCAATTTAGATGAATTACCTCCATTGCCACCTCTCCCTCCAGTTCAGTGGAGGATGGGAAAGCTTCAGCATGCCTCGGCTACCACAGAGGGAGAGAATGTGGAACACAAGGAATTACCCTCAGAAGATATCTCCTCAAGTATCCCATCCACTGATGATCTTAGTTCTCCATTTCAAGTGATGAATCACACTCTGACGCACAAGCAATTACCCCCAGAagaaatctcctcaagttcagCATCCACTGACATTGTTAGTTCTTCACTTGAAGAGATGAACTTCTCTCTGAAACACAAGGAATTACCCTCACAAGAGATCTCCTCAAGTACTGCATCCACTGAAAACTTTAGTTCTTCACTTCAAGAGATTGACCACTCTCTGAAACACAAGGAATTACCCCCACAAGGAGTCGCCTCGAGTACCACGTCCACTGACGATGTTAGTTCTTCACTTCAAGAGATGAACCACTCTCTGATTCAGATTGTCCCCGAAACCACATCAAAAGAAGTGAAGGCTGAGCACTCTTCTATTTCGGAGGCTAACTCCATACATGAGACAATCGACCTCCAACCAAGGACAGAAAATGACCAGAAACAGCTTGTCGTGCCTACTTTGGAGAGTGTAGTTACACCACCAGCTGAGGAAGATGGAGTTGCAAATGGGATTCGAATGGTGAAGCTGCCCCGGCCTCGCAATCCTCTCGTTGATGATCTTGCTGCTCTTGATAAGAGCAAA CTACGGAAAGTTACAGAACGAGTTAGACCTCAACTACAGAAGGTAGATGAAAGAGATTCACTTTTGGAGCAAATAAGGGCCAAG TCCTTCAACTTGAAACCTGCAGTCACAACAAGGCCTAGCATTCAGGGTCCTAAAACCAACCTTAAACTTGCTGCAATTTTGGAAAAAGCAAATGCAATTCGCCAG GCCTTGGCTGGTagtgatgaagatgaagaagataaTTGGAGTGACTCGTGA
- the LOC105161504 gene encoding CASP-like protein 4B1 — protein MDDPIPKPDQLVTPSPPLPPSRDFENQTGPQNSAPSAGGVVSNILRRWKREDFLKKASLALRTLAFLFSFLAFIIMASNKHGDWKDFNKYEEYRYVLAIAILSTLYTGFQVLRQLHELHTVREILPRRNLAIIDFSGDQIAAYLLISAASSAVPLTNRMREGADNIFTDSSAAAISMEFFAFFSLGLSAIVSGHKLSKQTYI, from the exons ATGGATGACCCAATCCCAAAGCCAGACCAGCTCGTCACCCCATCACCTCCGCTTCCGCCCTCCAGAGATTTCGAGAATCAAACCGGTCCACAGAACTCCGCCCCATCCGCCGGTGGCGTAGTTTCCAATATATTGCGACGCTGGAAAAGAGAAGATTTTCTTAAGAAGGCCTCCTTGGCTCTCCGCACCTTGGCCTTCCTTTTCTCCTTCCTCGCTTTCATTATAATGGCTAGTAATAAGCACGGTGACTGGAAAGATTTCAATAAATATGAAGAATACAG GTATGTCCTTGCGATAGCAATTCTTTCAACATTGTATACAGGATTCCAAGTTTTGAGGCAGCTTCATGAACTTCACACCGTTCGAGAAATACTTCCCCGCCGGAATTTGGCCATCATTGATTTTTCTGGAGATCAG ATTGCAGCATACTTACTGATATCAGCAGCGTCGTCCGCAGTACCTTTGACAAACAGAATGCGAGAAGGTGCAGATAACATATTTACAGATTCCTCAGCAGCAGCAATCAGCATGGAATTCTTTGCCTTCTTCTCACTGGGGTTGTCGGCTATTGTTTCTGGACACAAACTCTCTAAGCAAACTTACATCTGA
- the LOC105161505 gene encoding probable protein phosphatase 2C 65, translating to MGACCSCHRGTGNFEGLYVEEEAEGREVEDENIILRGDAGARICLQGSSRYVSMFTQQGRKGVNQDAMTVWESFSGERDMFFCGVFDGHGPSGHEVARYVRDLLPTKISLLYRQSSIEGKDGVMRIDNNATDHDGSENPENKNPLFLSWKNRLIRSFQEMDEELEADSSIDSYCSGTTSVTVVRKGEHLIIANLGDSRAVLCKRDENNQLVSEQLTVDLKPNLPAEAERIASRQGRVFATNEDPKVYRVWMPDQDCPGLAMARAFGDFCLKDYGLISTPQVTCRKLSENDEFVVLATDGIWDVLSNDEVVKIVASARKRCMAAKLLTEKAVRAWRCKFPCAKIDDCAVICLYFKRQRPALTKSESEVTHLSLNYTELSTHSYAASAKTDDGLDTVLNCDVNESKAGGESGGEQPDSATNRLRRRRTARKVGSDGRGD from the exons ATGGGTGCATGTTGTTCATGTCATAGAGGTACTGGGAATTTTGAAGGTCTTTATGTTGAGGAAGAAGCGGAAGGAAGAGAGGTTGAAGATGAAAACATCATATTGAGGGGCGATGCAGGCGCTCGTATCTGCCTCCAGGGATCCTCTAGATATGTCTCTATGTTCACCCAGCAAGGCAGGAAAGGGGTCAACCAAGATGCCATGACCGTTTGGGAG AGCTTTTCAGGCGAGAGAGACATGTTCTTTTGCGGCGTTTTTGATGGACATGGACCCTCCGGCCATGAGGTTGCACGTTATGTTCGTGATCTTTTGCcaacaaaaatttcattgttATATAGACAATCGAGCATTGAAGGGAAGGATGGTGTCATGCGTATTGACAATAATGCAACTGATCACGATGGCAGCGAAAATCCTGAGAACAAAAATCCACTTTTCTTGTCGTGGAAAAATAGGTTGATCAGGAGTTTCCAGGAGATGGATGAAGAACTTGAGGCTGATTCTTCAATTGATAGCTATTGCAGTGGTACAACAAGCGTAACTGTGGTTAGGAAG GGTGAACACTTGATCATTGCAAATTTAGGAGACTCTCGTGCTGTTCTTTGCAAAAGGGATGAAAATAATCAACTTGTTTCCGAACAACTCACAGTTGATCTGAAACCTAATCTTCCAG CTGAAGCAGAGCGGATAGCAAGTCGCCAAGGCAGAGTTTTTGCGACCAACGAAGACCCAAAAGTGTACAGAGTGTGGATGCCTGATCAGGATTGCCCTGGACTTGCCATGGCAAGGGCTTTTGGTGACTTTTGTTTGAAAGACTATGGCCTCATCTCAACACCTCAAGTTACTTGCAGGAAGCTTTCAGAAAATGACGAATTCGTGGTCTTGGCAACTGATGGG ATATGGGATGTGTTGTCGAACGATGAAGTAGTAAAGATTGTGGCATCAGCAAGAAAGCGCTGCATGGCGGCTAAACTGCTGACAGAGAAGGCGGTTAGGGCATGGCGATGCAAATTCCCCTGCGCCAAGATTGATGATTGTGCTGTTATATGCTTGTACTTCAAGCGCCAGCGCCCTGCGCTCACAAAATCTGAATCAGAAGTCACTCATCTGAGCTTGAACTACACAGAGCTGTCGACGCATAGTTATGCTGCCAGCGCAAAAACTGATGATGGACTGGACACGGTTTTGAATTGTGATGTTAACGAGAGCAAGGCGGGTGGTGAGAGTGGAGGAGAACAGCCTGATTCTGCGACAAACCGgctgaggaggaggaggacgGCAAGGAAAGTTGGGAGTGATGGGCGGGGGGATTGA
- the LOC105161503 gene encoding LOW QUALITY PROTEIN: probable WRKY transcription factor 33 (The sequence of the model RefSeq protein was modified relative to this genomic sequence to represent the inferred CDS: substituted 1 base at 1 genomic stop codon) — translation MTTSFTHLFPPTNKEEQEEEEETAIMNQPPNSNNGFSSWGMNSQLVTTTTTNHRPHHHKSNIEIPKYKSFSPASLPLSPPPLSPSSYLSIPPTLSPSILLDSPVLFSSSNVLPSPTTGSFAGLLSEETSKYSDFSFQSQTRPSHEAGINSMDSFTRKQEDGSFNSLDKQSEFSTLKSGSKPEPAPLHSFSHDVSTIQTNFHATSAPQPTQMHYAQPLPYAREQRKSDDGYNWRKYGQKQVKGSENPRSYYKCTFPNCPTKKKVERNLDGHITEIVYKGSHNHPKPQSTRRSSSNSIQNPSTYNNLGMPNQSSSLLENAHQMDSVTTPENSSASFGDDEFEQGSSLSNSRDDDENEPEAKRWKGENESCEGISASGSRTVREPRVVVQTTSDIDILDDGYRWRKYGQKVVKGNPNPRYFVVKMLPXSILAYKCTYNGCPVRKHVERASHDLRAVITTYEGKHNHDVPAPRGSGSYTTNRPPPMNGNIAPTAVRPSAIGSHSNGMNFPNYARPQTMQNQTPYTLQMLQERESFEFSGLGNSAGVYTSQMQAKEEPKDDSFFDSFLN, via the exons atgacCACTTCTTTCACTCATCTTTTCCCACCCACTAacaaagaagaacaagaagaagaagaagaaactgcAATCATGAATCAACCTCCAAACTCTAATAATGGTTTCAGTAGTTGGGGAATGAATTCTCAACTAGTAACCACTACTACCACCAATCATCGTCCTCATCATCATAAGAGCAATATCGAAATCCCCAAGTACAAGTCGTTTTCACCTGCTTCTTTGCCCTTATCCCCTCCTCCtctttctccttcttcttATCTTTCAATTCCTCCTACTTTAAGCCCTTCTATTCTTCTTGATTCTCCGgttcttttttcctcttctaAT GTTCTCCCATCTCCCACTACTGGATCCTTTGCTGGGTTGTTGTCGGAGGAAACTAGCAAGTATTCAGATTTCTCCTTCCAATCCCAAACAAGGCCTTCCCACGAAGCAGGAATTAATTCAATG GATTCATTCACAAGGAAACAAGAAGATGGCTCCTTTAATTCACTCGATAAGCAGTCTGAATTTTCAACACTCAAATCTGGGTCCAAACCAGAACCAGCCCCGCTACATAGTTTTTCTCATGATGTTTCCACAATTCAAACCAACTTTCATGCTACTTCTGCTCCACAGCCTACCCAAATGCATTATGCTCAACCATTACCGTATGCTAGGGAGCAGAGAAAATCAGATGATGGTTACAATTGGAGAAAATACGGACAGAAACAAGTTAAGGGAAGCGAGAATCCTCGTAGTTATTACAAGTGCACTTTCCCAAACTGTCCTACGAAGAAGAAAGTCGAAAGGAATTTGGATGGACATATTACTGAAATAGTGTATAAAGGAAGTCACAATCATCCAAAGCCCCAATCAACTCGACGATCATCTTCAAATTCGATTCAGAACCCCTCCACGTATAATAACTTGGGAATGCCCAACCAATCAAGCTCATTGCTCGAAAATGCTCATCAGATGGATTCTGTGACAACCCCGGAGAACTCATCAGCTTCTTTTGGTGATGACGAATTCGAACAGGGCTCCTCATTGAGTAACTCaagagatgatgatgagaatGAACCTGAAGCCAAGAGATG GAAGGGGGAAAATGAGAGCTGCGAAGGTATATCAGCTTCTGGAAGTAGAACTGTTCGGGAGCCCAGAGTCGTAGTTCAAACAACAAGTGACATTGACATTCTTGATGATGGTTACAGATGGAGAAAATACGGGCAGAAAGTGGTAAAGGGCAATCCAAATCCTAG GTACTTTGTTGTGAAGATGTTACCTTAATCTATTCTTGCATACAAATGCACATACAATGGTTGTCCGGTTAGGAAGCACGTTGAACGAGCATCACACGATTTAAGAGCAGTGATCACCACATATGAAGGGAAGCACAATCATGATGTTCCTGCACCACGAGGAAGTGGCAGTTACACCACGAACAGACCTCCACCAATGAATGGCAATATCGCCCCTACAGCTGTAAGGCCCTCCGCAATTGGCAGCCATTCCAATGGGATGAATTTCCCCAACTACGCCAGGCCTCAAACAATGCAAAACCAAACACCATATACCCTTCAGATGTTgcaggagagagagagttttgaATTCTCAGGTCTCGGAAACTCCGCAGGGGTCTACACTAGTCAGATGCAAGCCAAGGAAGAACCTAAAGATGACTCATTTTTTGACTCTTTCCTAAACTGA
- the LOC105161499 gene encoding short-chain dehydrogenase reductase 2a, translating to MPAQFTPEITFPGIQLLHKETTSSTISIKRLDGKVAIVTGGARGIGEATVRLFAIHGAKVIIADVDDALGISLANSLSPHVAYVHCDVTSEEDIQTLINSTLSNYGKLDILFNNAGVLGNQSKHKSILDFDADEFDQVMRVNVRGTALGMKHAARAMIGARTAGCIISTASVAGVMGGLGPHSYTASKHAIVGLTKNAACELGRYGIRVNCISPFGVATRMLVNAWRVDGEGEGEGVSEEEVEKMEEFVRGMGNLNGEALRAKDIAEAALFLASDESRYISGHNLVVDGGVTTSKNCVGL from the exons atgcCTGCCCAATTCACTCCCGAGATTACCTTTCCCGGCATCCAACTCCTCCATAAGGAAACCACTTCTTCTACCATCTCCATCAAAAG ATTGGATGGAAAAGTTGCAATTGTTACCGGCGGCGCTAGAGGCATTGGAGAGGCGACCGTAAGACTCTTCGCCATCCATGGTGCCAAGGTCATTATCGCCGACGTCGACGACGCACTCGGAATTTCACTCGCAAATTCGTTATCCCCTCACGTCGCCTACGTCCACTGCGACGTCACCTCCGAGGAAGACATCCAAACCCTAATCAACTCTACGCTTTCCAATTACGGGAAGCTCGACATCCTCTTCAACAACGCCGGCGTCCTCGGCAACCAGTCCAAGCACAAGAGCATCCTCGATTTCGACGCCGACGAGTTTGACCAGGTCATGAGAGTCAACGTCAGAGGCACCGCTCTGGGGATGAAGCACGCAGCCCGGGCCATGATCGGTGCCCGCACTGCTGGCTGTATAATCTCCACGGCTAGTGTGGCGGGTGTGATGGGCGGGCTTGGGCCGCATTCGTACACGGCATCGAAGCACGCCATAGTGGGGCTGACGAAGAATGCGGCTTGTGAACTGGGGCGTTACGGGATTCGGGTGAACTGCATTTCGCCGTTTGGGGTGGCGACGAGGATGCTGGTGAACGCGTGGCGGGTAGatggggagggggagggggagggtgTTAGTGAGGAGGAGGTGGAGAAAATGGAGGAGTTTGTGAGGGGTATGGGGAATTTGAACGGGGAGGCTCTGAGGGCAAAGGATATAGCGGAGGCAGCGCTTTTTCTAGCGAGTGACGAGTCCAGGTATATTAGTGGTCATAATCTTGTGGTGGATGGTGGAGTTACTACCTCAAAGAATTGTGTTGGCTTGTAG